ATGTGGGTTGATGGTGGATTGTCATGTTAGGCATTCGTTGATCAGTATGTATGCAAAGTGTGGTGAAATTCGGTATGCGcgtaaggtgtttgatgaaattacTGAGAGGGATTTGGTTAGTTGGAATTCGATGATATCTGGGTATTTAAAGATGGGGTTGTCGAAGAGTGCGTTGGAGTTGTTTGAGGAGATGAAAGTCGAAGGATTTGAGCCGAATGAAATGACGTTGGTTAGTGTTCTTTGGGCGTGTGGGGATTTGGGGAATTTGAGTATGGGGAAGTTGGTTCAGTGTTATGTTGTTCGGAATGAGATGGAGATGACTACTTATATTGGTTCTGCGTTGATTGGTATGTATGCAAAGTGCGGGGATTTGGTTTCCGCTAGAAGAATCTTTGATAAAATGATCAAGAAAGATCTAGTTACGTGGAACGCTATGATTACAGGGTAAGTACTTTTTATCTACTAGTATATCTTGTTCATAAGTTACTGTTTACGTAAATATATTTAGAATGGCTGTAACACACCTACGCAAGGGTTATACCACAAGACATTGCTTTTATTGGCAGGCTTGaccaaatattttataaaaaaattatgaaaagtgGAATTTCTTACCTAAGATAGAGCTTTGATTGTTAAAATATGACGATTTACATTAAAACGAAACAAAGCAAGTAATACAGTTGAAATCTGGAGATAATGTGAAATTGGAACACTCAAGTGCAGAATTTACAAATACTATATCTATATGACATAGAAAATTTGACTTAAGCTGTAATGAGATAGCATTGATGTCATGGCTATTGAGGGGCAATGTTGGTATTGAGCTTTTTTATTAAACTAAGGCAGTATTGATTTACGTATATATGAAAAGTATGGTCATGCCAAAGTCATGTTCTGCCATGCTGATACATGTTGCACTGCTGAAGAATCGTTAGTTATGTATTGATATATGCCTtacatattaaattttcatgATGCTAGCTTAAGACATGAAATACATTTTGCACtatagttacatatatatagatttgcAAATGTAATAGGTTGTTCCTTCATCTTCTTTAGGATAGTGTATTAAAAAGCCACTAAAGTGTTGAAAAGATAGTTAACATTTATGGACCCGAAGTTAACAGTCTAGATAACAGGTCACCCAATAATTAACTGGGTGTCGTTTTAACAATTTGCATGCGGGATCTCTTATGGCCAAGTATTCTGTATAATAATTACATTATCCAGTAGCTGATATAGCTAATATCTTTATCTTGTTAATCTTCTCAATGACAGATATGCTCAAAGTGGGTTATCTGATGAAGCAATATCATTGTTTAACATCATGAAAGATAAAGGGGTAAATGCGGATAAAATCACATTGAGTGGAGTTCTTTCTGCCTGTGCTGCAGTTGGCGCTCTTGATATCGGGAAGTCAGTAGATGCATATGCATCAGAAAAAGGTTTGCAGCAAGATATATATGTAGCCACTGCCTTAATTGACATGTATGCCAAATGTGGGTCTGTGGACCATGCGTctaaagtttttgaaaacatGTCTTTCAAAAACGTGGTCACATGGAATGCCATGATCTCCGCACTTGCTTTCAATGGACGGGCTCATGAGGCTATTTCACTATTTAACAGAATGTCAGAAGAAAATAATGGCATCACGCCTGATGATGTAACCTTTGTGGGAGTCTTATCTGCATGTGTACATGGTGGAATGGTCAATGAAGGACGCCGATTTTTTGACTTAATGAGCTCCTCTTTTTCATTGGTTCCTAAAATTGAGCACTATTCTTGCATTGTGGATCTTTTATCAAGAGCGGGTCTGGTATATGATGCATGGGATTTTATCAAGAAAATGCCTGAAAAACCTGATGAAATTGTATTAGGGGCATTGCTTGGGGCGTGCCAGAAAGCTGGAAATCTAGATATTAGTGAACAGGTCATGCAGCTTTTACTAGAAATTGAGCCAATGAATTCTGGGAATTATGTGATTTCATCACATATATATGCAAGTTCAAAGAAGTGGAATGATTCTGCTAAGATGAGATCACTCATGAGACAAAATGGTGTCACTAAAGTTCCTGGTTTTAGTTGGATCGAGATTGATGGTCAAGTTCACGAGTTTCATGTGGGTGACGCTTTGCATATGGATTCAGACGATATCTATCGATTGCTTGGCTTTATATATGATGAGATGATATCAGAAGGTTATGTGGTTAATAATAACTTTGTGAAAGGAAATCATAAGGTGGGTAATTTCTTCATACTTTTCTAAATCATACTGCTGTATTGATCCTTTATTGGGTGCACCTCGGGTTGTAATTCGACTGGGACAAccaaaatcagaaaaataatgaataacGTAACTGGGAACCAAAGCGATTTACTTTTGCTTTAACTGGTATGTGTACCAAATACACACTTGAGTctaagttttaaaaattaaagaacCGGTTGTTTTCTGGTTTTGCAATGGGCAGGTTCAGTCTTCGGTCTCTTAACTCTGACTGAGTTTTGTGATACGAACCAAAAGTTAGGGGCTTAAGTGtcgtatatattaattaacttattaattttattattatttagatttATTACATGCTTGCTGAGTTAGGGTTTCTAGGAAGACTTGTATATATAGGGCTTTAGCGTTGTCTTTTTATTATGCTGAATATTATTGGTGAATTGATCATAAATTAGGAGAATTGCTTTATGGGAGAGTTGATTGATCTCTCGAATATAGATTATATATCTTGGTTGtagttttaattagttttatctTGATAAGAGCAACTGGTTCGTATCATTTTGCCGACCTCTAAGAGGCGAAACATGTTTCtcctttaaatttatatatgtaaccTGCCTTCTATTGCAACCTCTTTCTTAAGTTCTTAGTTGAATTGattcatttttattatattattttttggtcGATGAAGGATCAGAAATTGCATAAGCACTCGAGAATTCAATTGAAAGATTTTGAAGAAAGCGAACAGATAATGAGTTACATTTGATGAGCAAAAGTTCAAGTTCGTTGATTATACCTCTGGACACCATAACCAGGTTAATGATCATATAGAGATACTAATATACATAAATGCCCACACCAACACACCATTTTTAGTCCCACTATCAGAAACCGTTTCAGTTTCTTATCATATGCTAATGTGTTTAAGCAGTCAAAATGTCAagcagagaaaagaatcaaaaatATCAAATGGGAAGTATTGGGAAATATGTAAGATGTCTCACATGCATTGAGGAGAGCAATCAACTTCATGACATGTGACTCAATGAGGTTAAGCGATTAACCATTCATCCTAACCTTGGCACAAGCATACTCGCAGATGCATCTTAATTGTATTTCAGACCTTGGTGAACTGCAATCTGGTTAGTTTTCTTGCATCTTTTCTAAGTTTGTTACCCATTGCAATACACTGTCCTCACTTCTCAGATCCTTCATTGTTATGTCTGAATAATATCCTTGCGGTATTATTTGATTAGACTATATGAGTTTATTCCCTTGCATATTTCCAGTTTGTTCATTATACTTGGAACTCTTAACATGCTACGGCCGTCCGTTTATTTGAAATGGAATTACTCTTTTATTGTTAGAATCTGATATTTTGCCGGAAAAGGAGTGAACCAAATAATTCTGAAAAATATAAAACGGcaaatataatatactaattacACCAAATAATTCTTAACTACCCATTGCCAAGGATTGAACCTTGGTCTCTACCCCAAGAGGCAAGAGCCTCTACCAACTGGGCTAATGTCACATTGGCTATCATTAGCATATTAGATTGTACGAGTAGTACAAATGTTTTCAGTTATTAAAGAAATCAGTTTTTTGTAAAATGTATATGTTAACGGGTAATAATAGCTACTATTTACTAGTTGGTACTCGGTAGCAATGTTCATAATGGAATTTGGTTGCGTTGCTGTTTTGTAGCACGAGAAGGAACCAGACGAGAAAAGATAATGACTCAACAATGTGATACAGAATGAGAAGTACAATGTACAAAGCAAATGCTCCATTTTTTATGGATGATACTGGTGTGAAATCTTGATGAAGGTGTTCATATAAAAGTATCTCATGCACTCTTCAGTTTACTTTGTCTAATTTCTACGGAATCTCATGTATTATTCAATAACTTTATATTAGAGTTCAAATCTGCCCTGGCCTGATTATCTTACTTCTGTGCAATGCACAAAGTTTTGTTTCAACATTGCATTTTTTATGTGAAGATAAATTGGTAGAAGTTTAATTTACTTTCAGAGGAAGAATATATCAGATTATCAGCAAAGGAAAGAAAGATGCATATTAAAGAAATCTCTACACAAACTTGTTATCAAACAATAATTGTGGAATtcatgaaaatcttgaaaagttCTTGGTGTAACCATGTCTAAAACATAAGAAATATGTTTCAAatgttataatttaaattaacagatagtttgaaaaaatttagttttgcTGGTAAAGGACCAGAGTTTTGTCAAATTGCTTCTAATATCGAGATCGGACATGCTTTCAAGCATATTAACATGTTTAGATAGAACTTTTGTTTCATGCTATCTTCATTCAAATTTATAATAGATTTCATTCATATACAAATTCGGTtcgttattatgtatataataagaaaaaaattcatGTTGTTATTGGCTATAAATGGTTTATTCGAAATAGTTTTTTCATCATGGGTTTGTTTACTTAatccaaattttaaaaatttcatatgAATGTTGGGCAATTTTAAATAATTCCAAGATTGACTTGTTTGATTTTAATGTTTATCTTTCTCTACGCTGTATATCAATTATGATTTCGAGAGTTATCTAAGATTTGAATGTTTATCtttctaacatttttatatgattttcttTTAAAGATATTAGAAAAGATGGTTGGTCTCCTACAGGTATCAATGACAACCCATTAGGTCTATTTGGTTTACACGGATCAAATAATTATTaccaaaagttttattaaaatactcGGGGTTGAACCCAGGTTGGTTAGTGGATAATAATATTTTGTGCAGTTTTAGCTTCGTTATGTGGATCGATAAATGGATTTCTTGGGGCAATGGAATGAGAGGTGATCCCCAcccaagatttttttttttttttttgtcatacacaacaaatatatgcattatatgaTTGTAGTGTACAACTGTAATACATACAGTGTTGTGTATGGTTAAAAAGTGTCGTGTATGGATCATTTTCACAGTGGAATAGGTCGGTAACTTTAGAGGTGAAGTTGGACAATACCCACCACATTTTTCTGTTACGCGCAAACAAACAACTAACATAATCATTATAAATGTGCCTACTACGCGCAAACAATCATAATTACTCTCTGGTGTGCAACGCACGTGCTTTAAACCTTTGTTAACTTTGATGagagaattaatcatttttttacaatatacattcaaaaataaaattaaaattaagatagaTTTTAGAACTTAAGATTAAttcttgaaaataaaaacaCCGCTTCACACGCTACCGCTACCTTTGCgcatccattattattattactttataaAATAGAACTAGATTAATGTCCCGTGTAATACGcaggtaaatatatttttatatttatatatatctaaaatactattttcttaattaatagttaacaaattaaaatattcaatttcactttattaacatttatttttttttaccttgataatttcacaaacacttattGTGAAATAGAAATAATCGAAATAGAGacaaataatatatcctaaatactttgaattgtcGAGTTATAATCCATCATTGACAatgcattagtattgagtttagatttatttttctataataactttgcaaaatttatgaaatatactCATGAATGGAGTCCCtactccaattttggtacaatgtaaagttttttaatggtatttttgtaattttgttcctacaaaatattaataaataaagaatacatacaaatattgaCTTTGTTGTCGTAGGCCTCTTCTTTAGAAATACAAcacttggttggaaacattaTTTTAGAGATAAATCTCTCTattggtagagtaaaaattttaagctgttttatttttaatagaatagaaaaaaaaaagttgtaaaaagggttttttatttgtttgggtaaatgtacagtacattgataatatagttacatgtaaaaacgttatattttttttcaaattcctttataatagtaatcacaatagtcatgcatatttagaagctaatttatatatcattaattttgataatttattttatgttgtttaataaaGCGCAACTTTTCCGTCATCACATGCTCCAAAATTacagatcaatgttaaaggttgacaTTCCCAAATttgtcactcacctaagctaaactccGCCTTCTCAACACTATCGTTGATAATTTATAATCccgacattattattattattattattattattattattattattattattattattattattattattattatcatatattgtagatacagagtattacaacattattaatatttaattttattttattatggtttaaaatatggggaaaggttaggtaaagcatgcagtacctatcttaggtaaagcaaggggtgattatgtaaaattcaaggggagtttatgtaaaattcagggggagttatgtatgtttattaaattcaaaggtttaatatgtaacttttttttaatgtggcagtacctaagcttaggtaaagtctgcagtacggatcattttcccttaaaatatagcttactatctcttctatatataaaagaagattgtttctagaagttttttaaaataaaaatcttatgtgtcaaattcatattatttcctacaagtattttaaaaaatcatgacatcataattgattttgatttttttttcatttgtattttttataatttaatttaatttggaaACTAAATTCTTTTCAAACTAATATAGCTCTCATAAATGACAAATCTAGCAA
The Erigeron canadensis isolate Cc75 chromosome 2, C_canadensis_v1, whole genome shotgun sequence DNA segment above includes these coding regions:
- the LOC122590114 gene encoding pentatricopeptide repeat-containing protein At2g34400 isoform X2; protein product: MFKKTIMFSRHHSQQQQPSKEQLLMILKQCVSTKTVKQIHTQMLIHSVNKPNFLLAKLIDLKDFSYSFSLFDSLSEPNDYAFNVMIRGLTTAWHRFDLTLEFYYKMKGLGIKPNNFTYPFLFIACSNLVGVDHGRLGHCMVLKCGLMVDCHVRHSLISMYAKCGEIRYARKVFDEITERDLVSWNSMISGYLKMGLSKSALELFEEMKVEGFEPNEMTLVSVLWACGDLGNLSMGKLVQCYVVRNEMEMTTYIGSALIGMYAKCGDLVSARRIFDKMIKKDLVTWNAMITGYAQSGLSDEAISLFNIMKDKGVNADKITLSGVLSACAAVGALDIGKSVDAYASEKGLQQDIYVATALIDMYAKCGSVDHASKVFENMSFKNVVTWNAMISALAFNGRAHEAISLFNRMSEENNGITPDDVTFVGVLSACVHGGMVNEGRRFFDLMSSSFSLVPKIEHYSCIVDLLSRAGLVYDAWDFIKKMPEKPDEIVLGALLGACQKAGNLDISEQVMQLLLEIEPMNSGNYVISSHIYASSKKWNDSAKMRSLMRQNGVTKVPGFSWIEIDGQVHEFHVGDALHMDSDDIYRLLGFIYDEMISEGYVVNNNFVKGNHKKLHKHSRIQLKDFEESEQIMSYI
- the LOC122590114 gene encoding pentatricopeptide repeat-containing protein At2g34400 isoform X1 yields the protein MFKKTIMFSRHHSQQQQPSKEQLLMILKQCVSTKTVKQIHTQMLIHSVNKPNFLLAKLIDLKDFSYSFSLFDSLSEPNDYAFNVMIRGLTTAWHRFDLTLEFYYKMKGLGIKPNNFTYPFLFIACSNLVGVDHGRLGHCMVLKCGLMVDCHVRHSLISMYAKCGEIRYARKVFDEITERDLVSWNSMISGYLKMGLSKSALELFEEMKVEGFEPNEMTLVSVLWACGDLGNLSMGKLVQCYVVRNEMEMTTYIGSALIGMYAKCGDLVSARRIFDKMIKKDLVTWNAMITGYAQSGLSDEAISLFNIMKDKGVNADKITLSGVLSACAAVGALDIGKSVDAYASEKGLQQDIYVATALIDMYAKCGSVDHASKVFENMSFKNVVTWNAMISALAFNGRAHEAISLFNRMSEENNGITPDDVTFVGVLSACVHGGMVNEGRRFFDLMSSSFSLVPKIEHYSCIVDLLSRAGLVYDAWDFIKKMPEKPDEIVLGALLGACQKAGNLDISEQVMQLLLEIEPMNSGNYVISSHIYASSKKWNDSAKMRSLMRQNGVTKVPGFSWIEIDGQVHEFHVGDALHMDSDDIYRLLGFIYDEMISEGYVVNNNFVKGNHKDQKLHKHSRIQLKDFEESEQIMSYI